From the genome of Cytobacillus firmus, one region includes:
- a CDS encoding inorganic phosphate transporter encodes MLTIIAVTVGLFFAMNIGASGAAASMGIAYGSGVLKNRMIALILCGLAVFFGAWLGGGEVVKTMGSGIVPKETFTVAIALIVIASAALSLFLANVFGIPLSTSEVTVGSVVGAGIVYQSVFAGKLAWIVMFWLLTPFAAFLIAIAAAAFLKRKFIQNLIKKPKATPILAILVVFMGVFEAFSAGMNNVANAVGPLVGAGIMSTGSGIFWGGLFVAIGAVLLGKKVLETNGKKITKIRLEEGCVISGTGAGIVTIASVFGIPVPLTQITTSSIIGIGFVKQGRSVFKKDIVVQLLVVWVVSPVLSMVLSYTLIQLLIEQNVYPVIAMAGVLISVFGVKFLMNQAPASVRPITEKK; translated from the coding sequence ATGCTTACGATCATAGCGGTCACAGTCGGTTTATTTTTCGCCATGAATATAGGGGCAAGTGGAGCAGCAGCGTCCATGGGGATCGCGTATGGCTCAGGTGTCCTGAAAAACCGTATGATAGCTCTTATTCTTTGCGGCTTGGCCGTATTCTTCGGAGCATGGCTTGGCGGAGGAGAAGTGGTAAAGACGATGGGAAGCGGTATTGTTCCTAAAGAGACCTTCACGGTTGCCATCGCGCTGATTGTGATTGCATCTGCAGCATTATCTCTTTTTCTGGCGAATGTATTCGGCATCCCGCTGTCTACCAGTGAGGTGACGGTAGGTTCTGTTGTTGGTGCCGGAATCGTCTACCAATCCGTATTTGCCGGAAAGCTTGCCTGGATCGTTATGTTCTGGCTGCTTACTCCATTTGCCGCATTTTTAATTGCCATAGCGGCAGCCGCTTTTTTAAAGAGAAAGTTCATACAGAACCTGATTAAAAAGCCTAAAGCAACTCCGATCTTAGCCATACTTGTCGTCTTCATGGGTGTGTTTGAAGCATTCTCGGCAGGCATGAATAATGTTGCCAATGCAGTCGGCCCGCTTGTTGGTGCAGGCATTATGAGCACAGGCAGCGGAATCTTCTGGGGCGGCCTGTTTGTCGCTATAGGAGCCGTTCTGCTGGGAAAAAAAGTCCTCGAGACGAATGGCAAAAAGATTACCAAAATCCGGCTTGAAGAAGGCTGTGTCATTTCAGGAACAGGAGCCGGAATTGTTACGATTGCGTCCGTTTTTGGAATTCCTGTTCCTTTAACGCAAATCACCACTTCCTCCATCATTGGAATCGGCTTTGTGAAGCAGGGACGGTCAGTCTTCAAGAAGGACATTGTTGTGCAGCTATTAGTCGTATGGGTCGTCTCACCCGTTTTATCGATGGTCCTGTCCTATACGCTCATCCAGCTGCTTATTGAACAAAATGTATATCCGGTGATTGCAATGGCCGGTGTCCTTATCTCCGTTTTCGGAGTGAAATTCTTAATGAATCAGGCACCAGCCAGTGTAAGGCCGATAACTGAAAAAAAGTAA